A genomic region of bacterium contains the following coding sequences:
- a CDS encoding adenylate/guanylate cyclase domain-containing protein — protein MAFCRRYPGGAEIELTMLFADLRGSSAMASRMPASEFARTMRQFYGSVSTVLIRTDAYIDKFVGDEVVGLYFPLFAGRSHARRAVEAAWAILHAVGYDSVGRPLLPLGIGVHTGTAFVGTVAGAEGTVTDIAALGENVTITARLSSWAGAGEALISEATCAAAGVDLNHLARRQFELPAHAQPFDVRVMRIA, from the coding sequence ATGGCCTTTTGCCGACGGTACCCGGGGGGTGCCGAGATCGAGTTGACGATGCTCTTTGCGGATCTTAGAGGTTCCTCGGCGATGGCCAGCCGCATGCCGGCGAGCGAGTTCGCCCGGACCATGAGACAGTTCTACGGTTCCGTGAGCACCGTGCTCATCCGGACGGACGCGTACATCGACAAGTTTGTCGGCGACGAAGTCGTCGGCCTCTACTTCCCGCTGTTCGCGGGTCGGTCGCATGCCCGCAGGGCGGTGGAGGCGGCGTGGGCGATTTTGCACGCTGTAGGTTATGACAGTGTCGGCCGCCCTCTCTTGCCGCTGGGCATCGGCGTTCATACAGGAACGGCATTCGTTGGAACGGTTGCCGGGGCGGAGGGTACGGTCACCGACATCGCCGCGCTGGGCGAGAACGTGACCATCACGGCGCGCCTCTCGTCATGGGCCGGCGCCGGCGAAGCTCTGATCAGCGAAGCGACGTGCGCGGCCGCCGGAGTAGACCTGAACCACTTGGCGCGGCGCCAGTTCGAATTGCCGGCGCACGCCCAGCCGTTTGACGTCCGGGTCATGCGGATTGCGTAG
- the nagA gene encoding N-acetylglucosamine-6-phosphate deacetylase, translated as MIVSAGTVLAADRDLTPGVVVIEDGLIARVSAEAAPAGALAFPDGTLIPGLIDLQINGGAGVDCLRAGAPAYETLGRYLAATGVTAYLPTIVSAPLDEMRRAGEAAAIAMRRGGPWPEILGVHFEGPYLNPLRRGAHRAQDLRTPHADEMVELVRRLDGALRIVTLAPELEGAETLVRSLTAQGVLVSIGHTDAAFDDVQAAAKWGARMVTHLFNAMRGIHHREPGAAGGALVTPALALGLIADLAHVHPAILSLAARAAGMGRIVLVTDAISAAGMGRGAFTLGAQTVDVKDGVPRLADGTLAGSVLQMHRAVSNFAAAAGVSRRDAVQAASLTPARLLGLHRRKGRIAPGMDADLVVLGRDGEVLLTIVRGEIAYRRGA; from the coding sequence ATGATCGTTTCCGCCGGTACGGTGCTCGCCGCCGACCGCGATCTTACCCCGGGCGTCGTCGTCATCGAAGACGGCCTCATCGCGCGCGTCTCCGCCGAGGCGGCGCCGGCGGGCGCACTGGCGTTTCCCGATGGGACGCTGATCCCCGGTCTGATCGACCTCCAGATCAACGGCGGCGCGGGCGTGGACTGTCTGCGCGCGGGAGCGCCCGCGTACGAGACGCTCGGCCGGTATCTCGCGGCCACGGGCGTGACCGCGTACCTGCCGACGATCGTCAGCGCGCCGCTCGACGAGATGCGGCGGGCCGGCGAGGCGGCCGCGATCGCGATGCGCCGCGGGGGGCCCTGGCCGGAGATCCTCGGCGTGCACTTCGAGGGACCGTACCTCAACCCGCTGCGGCGCGGGGCCCACCGCGCGCAGGACCTGCGAACCCCCCACGCGGACGAGATGGTCGAGCTGGTCCGGCGCCTCGACGGCGCGCTGCGGATCGTGACCCTCGCCCCTGAACTCGAAGGCGCCGAGACGCTCGTGCGATCGCTCACCGCGCAGGGCGTCCTTGTCTCGATCGGCCACACCGACGCGGCGTTCGACGACGTGCAGGCGGCGGCCAAGTGGGGCGCGCGAATGGTGACGCACCTGTTCAACGCGATGCGGGGCATCCATCACCGCGAGCCCGGGGCCGCCGGGGGGGCGCTCGTGACTCCGGCGCTCGCGCTCGGCCTGATCGCCGATCTCGCGCACGTGCATCCCGCGATCCTGTCCCTGGCCGCGCGCGCCGCGGGCATGGGGCGGATCGTGCTCGTGACGGACGCGATCTCGGCGGCGGGGATGGGACGGGGCGCGTTCACGCTCGGCGCGCAGACGGTCGACGTGAAAGACGGCGTGCCGCGCCTTGCGGACGGCACCCTCGCCGGGAGCGTGCTGCAGATGCACCGCGCGGTCTCCAATTTTGCCGCCGCCGCCGGCGTGAGCCGCCGCGACGCGGTCCAGGCCGCCTCGCTCACGCCGGCCAGGCTCCTCGGACTTCACCGCCGCAAGGGCCGCATCGCGCCCGGCATGGACGCGGATCTCGTGGTGCTCGGCCGCGACGGCGAGGTGCTGCTGACCATCGTGCGCGGGGAGATCGCCTACCGGCGGGGCGCCTGA
- a CDS encoding N-acetyltransferase — MTVRPLGPADVEACAAIMSGLPLWQAYGVTIREARETFRAALRGAAQVQVAEDAGRVLGFVEYLVRGTFGHSGYVWAVGVAADAQGRGVGGRLMDAAESEIFRSGPNVFLLVNASNAAAHRFYERRGYRRVGELTDYVGPGLTEILYRKTQGPIRAASV, encoded by the coding sequence GTGACGGTCCGGCCGCTCGGCCCGGCGGACGTCGAGGCCTGCGCCGCGATCATGTCCGGGCTGCCGCTGTGGCAGGCGTACGGCGTGACGATCCGCGAGGCGCGGGAGACGTTCCGGGCGGCGCTTCGGGGCGCCGCGCAGGTGCAGGTGGCCGAAGACGCGGGGCGCGTGCTCGGATTCGTCGAGTATCTGGTGCGCGGCACGTTCGGCCACAGCGGGTACGTCTGGGCCGTCGGCGTCGCGGCGGACGCGCAGGGACGCGGGGTCGGCGGCCGCCTGATGGACGCCGCGGAGAGCGAGATCTTCAGGAGCGGGCCGAATGTATTTTTGCTCGTTAACGCCTCCAACGCCGCGGCGCACCGTTTCTACGAACGGCGCGGCTACCGGCGCGTGGGCGAGCTGACCGACTATGTCGGGCCGGGCCTGACCGAGATTCTGTACCGTAAGACACAGGGCCCGATCCGCGCGGCTTCCGTGTAA
- a CDS encoding ABC transporter substrate-binding protein: MRRMAWLLLTIAVAVSVPVLRAGAAPGKVTLTIGVDQEVIGLDPNKVTAFSSFRRIDLLYNKLVTYDAGLHVVGDLAESWDNPDSRTYVFHLRHGVRFHDGAEMTSADVVYTINRILDPKTASPGRSYIDVIDTVSAPDKYTVRLGLKYPLASLLSGLASGNAAIVEQAAVQRAGDLQKTEAGTGPFMLAEWVPDNYMRLTRNPHYFKRGLPKVDEVVFRVIPEQASLLAGLRSRSLDMATISDGSVVKQAMGVNTLAVQQAPSLNLRIFSFNTTRKPFTDSRVRDAIAYAIDRQAIINAAEFGMGVVSGPIPAPDRVWALPVANFPEYRPNPGRARQLLQEAGAAGASFNITVSPTYEGGLAVAQVIQSQLKAAGLNANIQNVEWGQYINQWVKRDFDTMVELRGGDPDPDRFLYRTFYSTGAVNNFLFKDSTVDRLLDRGRVHVTVAERLPIYHDLEHALVTDAPAVFLYTPMESQVLQTYVKGFRIIPTGALNYLEQASIER; the protein is encoded by the coding sequence ATGAGGCGGATGGCGTGGCTCCTACTGACAATCGCCGTGGCGGTGTCCGTACCGGTCCTGCGGGCCGGCGCGGCGCCCGGCAAGGTGACGCTGACGATCGGCGTCGATCAGGAAGTCATCGGGCTCGACCCCAACAAGGTCACGGCCTTCTCGTCGTTCCGGCGCATCGACCTTCTATATAACAAGCTCGTCACGTACGACGCGGGCCTCCACGTGGTCGGCGACCTCGCCGAGTCGTGGGACAACCCGGACAGCCGGACGTACGTGTTCCACCTGCGCCACGGGGTGCGGTTCCACGACGGCGCGGAAATGACGAGCGCGGACGTCGTCTACACGATCAACCGCATTCTCGATCCGAAGACCGCGTCGCCCGGCCGCTCGTACATCGACGTGATCGACACCGTAAGCGCGCCGGACAAGTACACGGTGCGCCTGGGCCTGAAGTACCCGCTCGCGTCGCTGCTCTCCGGGCTCGCGTCGGGCAACGCCGCGATCGTGGAGCAGGCCGCGGTCCAGCGCGCGGGCGATCTGCAGAAGACCGAGGCGGGCACGGGTCCCTTCATGCTGGCGGAGTGGGTGCCGGACAATTACATGCGCCTCACGCGGAACCCGCACTACTTCAAGCGCGGCCTCCCGAAGGTCGACGAGGTCGTCTTCCGCGTCATCCCGGAGCAGGCGTCGCTGCTTGCCGGTCTGCGGTCGCGCAGCCTCGACATGGCGACCATTTCCGACGGCAGCGTCGTCAAGCAGGCGATGGGGGTGAATACGCTCGCCGTCCAGCAGGCGCCGAGCCTGAACCTTCGGATCTTCTCCTTCAACACGACGCGCAAGCCGTTCACCGACTCGCGCGTGCGCGACGCGATCGCCTACGCGATCGACCGGCAGGCGATCATCAACGCGGCCGAGTTCGGCATGGGCGTCGTGAGCGGACCGATCCCGGCGCCCGACCGCGTGTGGGCGCTGCCGGTCGCGAACTTCCCGGAGTATCGCCCGAACCCGGGACGGGCGCGGCAGCTCCTCCAAGAGGCCGGCGCCGCGGGGGCGTCGTTCAACATCACCGTCTCGCCGACGTATGAAGGCGGGCTCGCCGTCGCCCAGGTGATCCAGAGCCAGTTGAAGGCGGCCGGGCTCAACGCCAACATTCAGAACGTCGAGTGGGGTCAGTACATCAACCAGTGGGTGAAGCGCGACTTCGACACGATGGTGGAGCTGCGCGGCGGCGATCCGGATCCCGACCGGTTCCTCTACCGGACGTTCTACAGCACCGGCGCCGTCAACAACTTCCTGTTCAAGGACTCCACCGTCGACCGGCTGCTCGACCGCGGCCGCGTCCACGTGACCGTCGCCGAGCGCCTCCCGATCTACCACGATCTGGAGCACGCCCTGGTCACAGACGCGCCGGCGGTGTTCCTCTACACGCCGATGGAGTCCCAGGTGCTGCAGACGTACGTGAAGGGCTTCCGGATCATCCCCACCGGCGCCCTCAACTACCTGGAGCAGGCGTCCATCGAGCGGTAG